NNNNNNNNNNNNNNNNNNNNNNNNNNNNNNNNNNNNNNNNNNNNNNNNNNNNNNNNNNNNNNNNNNNNNNNNNNNNNNNNNNNNNNNNNNNNNNNNNNAATCCGTTGCAAACGTAACCTGAAATTGTCGTAAATTTTTCATACATTCCATTGCCTATAACAAAGCTTCCATTTTTGCATGAAGAGGAGATATTTGGGAATATATGATAAACTAATTTATGGTAAATTTGAAAATTTTTATTTAACTTTAAGAATTTTGTTTTCCAAAACTGGTTATACTTACGATATTACTGGCTGAGCATATCTCGACTTTTAAATGTAGGACAAAATATGTTTTAATTAACTGAATAATATTCCAGTATTTTGTAAATAATATATCTTTGAAAAGATTTTCTTTGAACAGTAATTTTTTGTGTATCTACCTAGTGGCATTAATTATCTTGATTAATGGTTTATACTTGAAGATATATGTTCTACAATATCGGGTATAACCGTATAAAAGAAAGTATTGTTTTAAATTGTTAAAATAATTGGGTACACATTAATTAACATATTTTCTTAAGATGCAACTAATTTTTATTATTTTAAACAAATTAGTTTTTCAAATATCGTTATAATCACGATATTCTTGGCATAATTTATTTTCTTGTAATTGTATGACAAAAAATGTTTTAGTTAAACGAATAAACACATATTTAGTGAACAATAAATTTTTTATCAAATATATATGTTATATTAATTTACATTAATTATTTTATATTGGATTTTAATACTTATGTCAATATTGCACCATGTTCATCTTCTCCAAACGCTCACTGTGTTTAGTTTATAAAGTAATAAAAATATTAACAAATGTTCATGTTCAAGGCTAACAATCAAATAATGTATTTGTTAATGGAAGAAATATGTTCAAACAAAAATCTACGAAACCAAAACACAACAATAAAAGACATTGCTTCTTGTCTTCTGCTTTCCTCAGCTGATAAAACAACCAAACCAAAACACACAAATGTGCCAGGACGTGAATCTCTATCTCACAATGATTAATGTTGAAAACACAACAGACCTTAACACCTTGAGCTTCTTTGTGAATCTCTTCCTTGGAACAATTGCGGTTAGTCCGCATCAAAACCTTCCTCAACACCATTAACGAAAGTGACATGATCGTTTGTTCATAGCTTATATGTCCATAAAAATTTGTTCAAAGTAGATGTGTACACATGTAAAGGACAGAGACAGTTTAATATTGGACTGTACAATTTGGGACGAAGATCGTTTACAGTCATATAACTTGGGAAGATGATATTAATTTATTTTGTTATAGAGTAAAACTTGTAAGACGTTTATGTAGTGTTTCAATGCATAGATGTCGACATTAAGGTGATATTTTATTAGTAATAACATAACTAATGATATGAAAATTAAATGTGAACAATTTCTAATAGATAGTCAAAAATGAAATATCACACATGAAAAAAGGTCGTGACTTCTGTTTTAATATATAAGATTTTTCAAAATTTGAAATCTTATCCCCAAAACATCATTTCTCAACTCTAAACCCTAAACCCTAAACTCTAAACCCTAAACCCTAAACTCTAAATCCTAAACCCTAAACCCTAAATCTTAAACCCCACCCTTTAACTCTATACTCTAAGTTTGTGACTTTTGATAAAACATCAAGTGCTATTTTTGTGACTTTTGACTTTGAATGCTAGTTTGGGAACAAAAACTTGATTTAGTGCTATTTTTGTCTTTTTCTCTTTATTAAACTAAAACTAAATATTGACAAAGGCAAATATCCAAAATAGCACATTTCTAAGTTTATATCACAAAAATAACACTCAAAAACTAATGNNNNNNNNNNNNNNNNNNNNNNNNNNNNNNNNNNNNNNNNNNNNNNNNNNNNNNNNNNNNNNNNNNNNNNNNNNNNNNNNNNNNNNNNNNNNNNNNNNNNNNNNNNNNNNNNNNNNNNNNNNNNNNNNNNNNNNNNNNNNNNNNNNNNNNNNNNNNNNNNNNNNNNNNNNNNNNNNNNNNNNNNNNNNNNNNNNNNNNNNNNNNNNNNNNNNNNNNNNNNNNNNNNNNNNNNNNNNNNNNNNNNNNNNNNNNNNNNNNNNNNNNNNNNNNNNNNNNNNNNNNNNNNNNNNNNNNNNNNNNNNNNNNNNNNNNNNNNNNNNNNNNNNNNNNNNNNNNNNNNNNNNNNNNNNNNNNNNNNNNNNNNNNNNNNNNNNNNNNNNNNNNNNNNNNNNNNNNNNNNNNNNNNNNNNNNNNNNNNNNNNNNNNNNNNNNNNNNNNNNNNNNNNNNNNNNNNNNNNNNNNNNNNNNNNNNNNNNNNNNNNNNNNNNNNNNNNNNNNNNNNNNNNNNNNNNNNNNNNNNNNNNNNNNNNNNNNNNNNNNNNNNNNNNNNNNNNNNNNNNNNNNNNNNNNNNNNNNNNNNNNNNNNNNNNNNNNNNNNNNNNNNNNNNNNNNNNNNNNNNNNNNNNNNNNNNNNNNNNNNNNNNNNNNNNNNNCAACCAATTCATCTATTAGATGCTTTGATTTTCGCATGTCTGATACCATTTTGTATATACATTATCAATAACAATTAATAGCATTTATATTCATAGTATCAATAACTATGTTTACAAATAAATAAATAATTATACCAGCTTTAAATATCGGACGGTTTGAATAAAAATATCAAATAATTTAGATAATTTTAAATTTATGGATAAAAATATTCGGGTAATTTTGTTAATAAATAGTATTTTTAGTATATTTAACTATTTAAAAATTAAGTATAATTAATATTTGTGGGTATATAATTCCATTTTAAAATTTTGGATACCTATTTGGTTAGCGGTTTGGTTCCGTTCAATTCAATTTTTTGGTTCCAGAGATATATGATTCACTTGATTATTTATGAATTAGGTTTACATTTGGTTTTAGTTTTTTAGTTCTGGATAAATGTGTCTAAACCTATACAATATCTTATACATAAATTAGGGGTGGTCGTTCGAGTACTCATTCCGATTTGGTTAGGATCTAATTCGGATTTTGGGTTTTCGGAGTTTAATATTTTAGCCTCATTCAGATATTTTTAAATTTTAGTTCTGGTTCGAATAACCCATTGAAATTATTTTAAAAATCTTAAAGTTCATATATTAAATAATATTGATAACTAAATTGTATATTGATATGTTTGTTGCTTTCTACGAGCAAAACACATACCTATTTCATTTAACTACTTTTTACATTTAACTGATTTTATGAATGTGGAACGGGTGATATTTTTTTTTTTGTTCAACCAGGAACGGGGTGATATTCATTTTAAGCTATATATAAAAAATATACCGAAAAAACAAAACAAACAATATATCCGCGCTTTGTAGCGCGGATCAAGATATAGTTTATAGATAAAATACCAAAAAGCCCCAATTAATCATGTATTGTTTTTATTAGTTGTTAATGGGGTGATCAACGGTTATAAGTCTAGTGACGTGGCATATATAGTGAGCGCAGTAACATGACTGATGTACTCTATATAGTACATGACATCCACAACTTTCTTTTAAAATTGTTCTTGACTAAAAATCTAAAAAATAATTGTTCGAGTCAACCTTAATTTTTTTTTTTGGAAGTCAACACTAATTATTTTTTCTCGACTTTATTATTGCAAAATTTTATAATGGGGTTATTAGTTGGAATCACCAAGTGATTTTGATACATCTATATGATTAGCTTCTTTTTATAACTATAGAAGTTCTGGGCATTAAACACATAATCTCTCACATGCCGGAAATTAATCTTTGAAATTAAAAAATTTCATACTAAAAGTAGTTTAAATTCAGTGTACAAGAGAATGAATCGAACCTCCTTGCATTACCATTAACCACCGATACTTTGGTATTAGTGTTTTTTTTCTTTCTCTTTCTTGATGAAAATTGTTGGGCTTAATTTTAGTTTATGTATTCTTCGCTGAACCTAAAGATAGGTCCAAATCATTCATAATTCTTTTTCAGTAAGCCCATCCGTTTACCATAGGCAATACGCATGCTCTATGCTAGTCAAACATCTGAAATGATTTTTTTTTTTGAGAAATTCTATAGCCTGATTCGGACGGATTCGGGAGAACCGCACTTATTGCTACAGAGTGGACTGACTATCACACTGTCTGATCCGAGTTTGGAATATCTTTCGATTAATGTCAGATGTGAGCCGATCATCTGTTACGATCTACTATGTAAACCAGACTGACCAAGTGATGATAATTTAGTTTCTAAGGAGAATCGAATCTAAAACTGACGTGGATACAGACCCAAAAAAATTGTCACTATGAAATGATTTGAATATTGAATGATTGATGAGCATTACAAGAAGTTAATGATTTTGGGTGGTCAGAAAATTCACATGTAGGTCTCATTGATTTTTGTTTCCAAAATACCAGTTAAAACTTAAAACTAGGATCATTTAATATATATTTATATATATGGGTTTATTGGTGGAATAACAAAAAAAAAGGAAAATAAGATTTTTAGAAAGAGGGGAAGAGAGAGATAGGAATAGAAAAGAAGAAAGAGCTTGGGATTTTAGTAAGATAGCGAATTATATTTTTTTTGGTGTTATTGAACCCAAATTCCCTATATATATATTTCAGTTTGGGTGATGTAGTATTTAAAAAAAAATAGTTGTCAAACTAAAACTGATTTCTTGTTCATAAGTTTGATATGGTTTCGGTTTTCGATCAGGTTTAGGATTCAGTCACATATATCGTTTTTAATGGTATGTAATGTTTTAAAACTATATATTAAGTTTGGCTTAAAATTATCGGATATATAATAACTTAAGTCAGTTTTCTGGCCGATTCATGTCAAATCATAATTAAGACCATGAATTTGAATCTTTTGTATTTGTAAAACATTTTGGACTAAAATTATAAAAGCAGATTGATTATACCTAAAAATTCAATAACAAAAGACTTTTGGTGTTTTTGGATCATTAGTTAAGTATATCTAGGATGTTAGAAGACATTTATAAAATACTATAATTAGACATTTTGTCCAGATGAATATATTCATGGATTTTTTTATCAAATAATATTCATGGTTTAGACCATGAATTGGATCTTGTTTAGACATTTGTAAAATAATATAATCAATATTAGATTTTAAACTTTTATTATAATATTTTAAAATAAAATGAAATTTTCGTTTAAAAAAAATTCATTCCAAATGTTTGAATCAATACACATACACATCCTTAGATACTGGTGGTGATAATAATAAATGCTGATATGTGGCACTATATTTCCGACCTAACCCAAACTGGTCCGACACGGAGTTTGGATTGATCCGACTTTATTACCTCTTCTACAGATTATTTTTCTTCTTTAACACACACATACCACAATCGTAATAATAACATTAAATAAATATCACTAAATTTTACTGTACCGGAAAAGAAGATTCCGGTTTATGGTTTGTGTTGACGAGAGGGATGAACAACAGTGAGTTCCTGTACATAATCCGGAAAAATCACACTGAAAATAAAAATAAAATACATAGAAAAATAAAGATATCTTCAGAATATCATTCATACCTCTGAGTAGCGTACATTGTCATGGTGTTTATACGATGTTTTTACAATCGTCTCCCATTTAATAGACTTTTGATCCATCATCTTCCTCAAACCGGTGTCTTGACCGGATAGAAGGACGGGTAATTGACCAGGGACGACGGTGCTGACTGTCGAACTTCTCGGAAGTGTACGGCAAAGCCAGGACTCTGAAGGAGTTTTAGGCAACGGAGGTTGAGAAACAGAGATATTCCCTGACCTGTTTTTGTTTCTGTTCCTCATTCTCTTTACCCCCTCCGAAAGAAACCTCGTATCTTGTCTCTTGATCTGAGTACTCGATGTCCTTTGCAACCTCGAAGTTGTGGAAAGCTTTTCTGAAAATCTTGGTATTGGACAGGTTTCTTGAGACTTGCTCATAGCCTTGTTTGATCTCACGATTATTGTTGATGATGCTGGTTTGGTTTTATAAACAGAATCTTGTGTTTTAGGGTTTATGATTTTGCTACAACTTACCGCAACATTCTGACAAGTTTTGATCCGAAAAAGAACCGGATTAAGAACATCCAGTGAGTTCTTGGAACATAACTGTGGCAAGAACCCAAACATAGCCTTCTTGGCCTCACTTGAGTGGACTGCTTCTTCAACATGATCATGACCATAATCATCATTGTTTAAATCTTGATTTATGGCCATGGAGACTCTCTGTAGAGCAATGATCCGTTTCTTTTTCTTTTTCTTCATCATCTTCTCTTCTTGGTCTCTAAAAGATCCTTTCTTCTGTTTCAAGGCAATCGCTTTAGCAGCTGGTAAAAATCTCGCCATGATGAGGTCACGATATTCAAGATTGACGTCATCTTTTGATACACTGCTTGGCCTGCCTCCATTGTTCTCGAACTCATCACTTACTCCGTTTGTACTACAGTTAACAGAGAAGCTTGCGGTTGAAGAAACCATATCCAATGCTTTGATTAGGTCTGATTCTTGGAGTAGTGTATGATGATCCTTTGGCTTTCCAAGTGGAACTAAAGATGGTTCCATTACATGATCGAAGCTCTTGTCATCTTGTAATAACCGAACCATAGTTCCATGCTCAGTTTCTTGACATGAATCTTTGACTTTTCTCCTCCTGGTCGTCGTTGTCTTCTTCTTGGTGTTCTCCGAGTCGATTGGATTCTCTAGTTTCGTTGGAATTCGTCTCACGGATAGAAACGGAGCATCAAGATTCGGTTTCTTCTCCTCCATTGTTTCTTCAGACAAAAAAATCCTTACATACCTCTGAAGCATCAAGAATGTGTAATATAAAAGAAAAAGAAGCAAGAGAGTTATTGATGTCTTCTGCTCTACTATATATTGTCATTTATATAAACTTGAAGCTCTACATGGGCCTACAAAAGGCGATAATGAAGGCTGTAGTTCCGGGGATGAGGGGACTCAAGACTCAAGAGTAGTCAAATTCATAAAAATCATAAGTGACTACTTGATGGTGACACTTTGTGGAGAGGTAAAATATTATCGGTATAATTATATGTAACAAGAAATAGTAGCAAAGGATGATACTACATTTAATCATAATTTTGGATGAGGAAATAATAAAAAGGTAAACAAAAGTTTAGCTACATATACTTTAATGAATGTTTTGATACAAAAACAAAAATAAATTAATTATATGTATATCCTTTTAACTTCTTTACAAGAAAATCTAGAAAAACAAAAATGGCTTACAAATTTTTTTTCCCGATTTCATTAAATTTATTACCAGGATTGATAGTGATATTTTGTATCGTCAAACTCTATCATACTAGCTTAAAATCCTCGCAATTACGCGGGATATTATTATTTATTTATATTTATTTACGTATTATGTATATAATTAAATTATAGTAAAGACATAAATCAAAACAATACATCTTGTAAATAAATCAAAACAATCATTTTATTTATTTTATATGGTATATAAATAAATTTCAATGACATGGACATAGATATACAATATATTATATTTTGAGAATTTATATTCATATGATAAACACAAAATTTCTAATCTGCGATTTTCTTAATGCAAATTTCAAAATTAAAATATTAAGGTTTCAATACTTTTTCAATACAAATTTAGAAATTATCATATTTAAGTATTATTCTATGTTGTATAGTTTAATTTAAAACTATATTATTATATAATATGAATGTCTAGTAAATGAAACTTTATATTCATACGATTTATGATCATTTGTATCTTGTTATTACCAAAAAAAGTTAAACCATTGATCACAAATTTTCAATGTGAGACATTTAACGTTTTAAATAATTCATAGCCGTTTTAAAAATTCAAAATATAACATATATATATGGTTAATGTAGTTGTTTAATATCTTTTATTAATATAAAATTAAACAAACAAGAGCTAAGATACAAAACTTATTATCAAATATTTATTATTCATAATCATTAATTGTCATATATATGTTAATCATATTAGACAATTCCGTAACTTTTATTTAAGAAAAAAGTGTGAGAATATTCTTTTGTACGCTATTTATCAATTTAATAGTTAGTTTAATAAAAAGTATAATATAAGTTAAGGTTAACCAATCTATTTCTCTGAAAATTCTGAATTTTATTCTCATTCATGATGATATGTGGGTACAAAATAATGTTGTAATGTTTTTTAATTAATATATAAGGGATCGGGTCCGATTGATAATTTTGGTCGTACAGATTTTATACAAATTGATCATTACAAAACCCATAGTGATTATCATTCTCACATTAAATTTAATTCGTAGCTTGATAGATTTCAATTATTCAAAAATAAAAACTATTAGTACTTCTTTGGAAAGAGTAGTGACATTCTTCGATATGATGAATTCAACTTTTGTTGTTGGGTTATTATGTGGCTATGATTTTCTTGAACAGCTCCACTGACGAATATCAATGTTATCTTTACCGAATGTTTAGAATATGACACTACTGTATTAGTGTTAGTTAACTTCTTACTAATCGAAGTTTGAAAACGACACCATATTCCAAAACAAACCGTTTTGTCGTTGTTGTCCGTAACGTTATAATCTGTTTGACCGTGAGTGTGAGTTGTGATTTTCTTAAGACGTTCTTCCATTGGGAAAAACAAAATAAATGAAGGTTTTGGTTTGTTTATTGCATCCGTTACCTGCATAGTTGTTCGCAGGTACGACCTAAAGGCTAAAGGATAAACCACCAAAATCATTGATTAAGGCAATATATAATCAAAAGTGGCACTTTTGAGCTTATTTTTATTAATATTTATAGATAAATAAAATTGATATTTTTTTAGTTTAGAATTATATTTGTTGGATATTTTTAGCGGAAAAAAGTTTGTGGTACGCAAAGTTTAATATAATATGGTAGAACCCATCTAATGTATAAAAATGTGTCTACAACTACACCATGTTTATGTTAGTATATGCCACATATACAAAGTAAATGATTATATGGTGGCAACATCACATTCGGTTGTAATTGATTTTAAGCTAAGTTAATGAGGTCAATCCGTAATATATTAAAATTACATCCGATTTACTAAATTTGACCTGACCCGATTCTTTTACCCGACCCGTGTCGACTTAAGTATCTTGTTTGGATCCCCAATTCGTAAATTAGGGTTCATAACCAAAAAATTGATTTCAAAGAGATGCAATATAGAGTAGTTTTCTTTAATATTTTTATCTTCTCCGCCATTCTTAAACCTCGTGGAACAGAGTACGTGAGTCAATCTTCTAAAAAAAATACTTTTTTTTTTCATATTCTGCAACTTTTGTATGTGAAGAAGCGTAAGAACAAGTGGGTGTGCAAACTCAAAGCTGGGGTTATTATGCAAATCAACGAGAAAAACATTATTTTCTCAGAAGTTGGACCAAGTTCTTGACAATGAGAATTTGACATTTCACTTGGCTCAGATATCTCTTTTTTTTTTTGCTGACCAATGGAAAAGCGTTATGTGAAGGCTCCTTCTCTCTTTCTCGCTAGACTTTCTAACTCTTAATGTACATAACATACATTTGGCTTTGTTCCAATACTGATACGCCCTAAATCGGGAAGGATCACTTTAGCTGGGTGTTGGATATGATCCGAGAAGGCAAACAACACTTCTGGAACTGATATGGATTGAAAGGATCGTCAAGAGATGCGGAATGACTCTTGATATACCCACGATCTAAGGCTAACCACCCAAGAATGAATGAATGTGTTGGCTAACCACCAAACAACACACAAAGATGAATTGGCTGACCACCAAATCAACAAGCCGGTTCACACCAATGAACTAGCTAAAGAACTTTCTCTCTCACTCAGAGAAAAGAAGAAAACAAAAATAAACTCAAACTTAGACTGATTTTATTATGAGAAGTGTTTACATATTTATACTACTTTAGGAATAGAAAAAGACTTAAGAATGTATTAAAGACAAACTTAGTAAATTGAATCTAGATGAGAAATTTAAAGACAATGTATTAAAACTCTTGGATCTCAGATCTGGTCAAAGAGACTCTTCGGCTAACGTCCAGGTTCGTCTGAACCAAGTAGTTCATTCGCGGTAAGGATCAAGATGTGAGCTGGACGATCCATACGGCCCAAATTCGCGAGAACTGAAGGTCTCCTGATTTGCAAATTGCATAACTCCCACATCTGAACTCCGTTTNNNNNNNNNNNNNNNNNNNNNNNNNNNNNNNNNNNNNNNNNNNNNNNNNNNNNNNNNNNNNNNNNNNNNNNNNNNNNNNNNNNNNNNNNNNNNNNNNNNNNNNNNNNNNNNNNNNNNNNNNNNNNNNNNNNNNNNNNNNNNNNNNNNNNNNNNNNNNNNNNNNNNNNNNNNNNNNNNNNNNNNNNNNNNNNNNNNNNNNNNNNNNNNNNNNNNNNNNNNNNNNNNNNNNNNNNNNNNNNNNNNNNNNNNNNNNNNNNNNNNNNNNNNNNNNNNNNNNNNNNNNNNNNNNNNNNNNNNNNNNNNTTTGGTGCAGAAGAAGTGTTGGTGTTTCCCTTCTTTTTAAGTTGCCGAACAACATGAATCGCCTTATGCAACATTTTTTCCAAGCTGGCTTAAGTCTGAAGCTCGTTCCGATCAAGCACATCACAGTTGCTTCTCTTGGCCTTGGTGAAGGGACGATCACCATTTCTGACCCTCTTCTCATCATCATCGAACATGTTTTGCCTCTTTCTTTGGTTTCTTTGTTTCTGCACAGAATCNNNNNNNNNNNNNNNNNNNNNNNNNNNNNNNNNNNNNNNNNNNNNNNNNNNNNNNNNNNNNNNNNNNNNNNNNNNNNNNNNNNNNNNNNNNNNNNNNNNNNNNNNNNNNNNNNNNNNNNNNNNNNNNNNNNNNNNNNNNNNNNNNNNNNNNNNNNNNNNNNNNNNNNNNNNNNNNNNNNNNNNNNNNNNNNNNNNNNNNNNNNNNNNNNNNNNNNNNNNNNNNNNNNNNNNNNNNNNNNNNNNNNNNNNNNNNNNNNNNNNNNNNNNNNNNNNNNNNNNNNNNNNNNNNNNNNNNNNNNNNNNNNNNNNNNNNNNNNNNNNTGAACTCCGTTTAATCTGATTCTTCTTCGAGGAGCTCCGTAATTGAGTTGAGAACATTCTCCAAGTGATTTCATGCGAAGAGGACTCGTTTGTTGGAAGATATGAGTCAAACAATGAACATATATCATTACTGCTTTCCATGATCAAGCCATGCATGTCTGTTTTGCCCGGTGCGCCACTCAAGGGCGCATCAAATACAGACACTAATCAGTTGGGGTTGGGACCGTTTATAAGAAAGAACAGTAAAAAAAACAAGCGGGGAAGATAAAAGTATTAAAGAAAATCTCCTCTGCATTGCATCTCTTTGAAATCAATTTTTTTTTTATGAACCCTAATTTTGAATTGGGGATCCAAACAAGAGACTTAAGTTGACACGGAGCAGGTAAAGTAGTTGGGTCGGGTAGGATTTAGTAAATCAGAGTTAACTTTAATATATTACGAATTGACTCCATTAACTTAGCTTAAAATCAATTAAATCCGTTTGTGATGTTGCCACTATATAATCATTTACTTTGTATATGTGGCATGTATTAACATAAACGTGGTGTAGTTGTTGATATGTTTTCGTACGTTGGATGGTTTCCACCATATTATAGTAAACTTCACGTAGCTGACAAACTTTTTTTCATTTTTAGCAGGTTTGTGAGCATTATTGAATCTGAAAAGTTCTTTAAAGAATGATATGCATTAAGACATAATTGGTTATATAATTATATTATACAACTAAATATTTTCTGAGGACAAGTACCAAAAGTATTTATAAAAGTTACTGAAAAACTTATTTTTTTGGGTAATCCAAAAGTTTTCGAAAAAACTTTCCCAGCTACATGAAGTTTACGCTAATATGGTAAAAACCATCCAATATATGAGAATGTGTCAATAACTACACGATGTTTATGTTAATACATGCTACATTTACGAAGTAAATGATTATATGGTGGCATCATAACAATTGGGTTTAATTGATTTTAATCTAAGTTAATGGGGTTAATTCGTAATTTATTAAACTTAACCCCAATTTAACTAAATCCAACCCGACCCAACCCGACCCAAATTATTAAAACCTGATTTCTTCCTTTCCCTTAGCCCAACCCGTGTTCTTCATTTTTCCCCAATTGGAAATTTTAGGGTTCATAACAGAAATCGATTTGGGGAAAACAGAGGTGAGAAATTGAGAGAAAGGGAAGGGCCCGCCTCTAGAGACAGAGTGAGAGCCGACTGCGAACCTTTGAGTAGACAAAACAGAGTGAGATTTTGTATGCCTATGCTTGAGATATAATTGCCGGTAACCCACAAAAATAAAGCGCATTGCCTACACTTGCCTTGCCCCTTCGCTTAATGTTGGATCATCCCAATTCCATCTCTCTCTCTCTCTCTCTCTCTCTCTCTCTCTCTCTTTCTCTCTCTGTTTAAAATCGATTTTTTGTTGTTATGAACCTTAATTTCAAAAATTGGGGATCCAAACAAGAGACTTAAGTCCACAATTGAGTCGGGTAAAGGA
This genomic interval from Brassica oleracea var. oleracea cultivar TO1000 chromosome C2, BOL, whole genome shotgun sequence contains the following:
- the LOC106327432 gene encoding uncharacterized protein LOC106327432; amino-acid sequence: MLQRYVRIFLSEETMEEKKPNLDAPFLSVRRIPTKLENPIDSENTKKKTTTTRRRKVKDSCQETEHGTMVRLLQDDKSFDHVMEPSLVPLGKPKDHHTLLQESDLIKALDMVSSTASFSVNCSTNGVSDEFENNGGRPSSVSKDDVNLEYRDLIMARFLPAAKAIALKQKKGSFRDQEEKMMKKKKKKRIIALQRVSMAINQDLNNDDYGHDHVEEAVHSSEAKKAMFGFLPQLCSKNSLDVLNPVLFRIKTCQNVAVSCSKIINPKTQDSVYKTKPASSTIIVRSNKAMSKSQETCPIPRFSEKLSTTSRLQRTSSTQIKRQDTRFLSEGVKRMRNRNKNRSGNISVSQPPLPKTPSESWLCRTLPRSSTVSTVVPGQLPVLLSGQDTGLRKMMDQKSIKWETIVKTSYKHHDNVRYSEELTVVHPSRQHKP